Proteins found in one Arachis stenosperma cultivar V10309 chromosome 8, arast.V10309.gnm1.PFL2, whole genome shotgun sequence genomic segment:
- the LOC130943786 gene encoding TMV resistance protein N-like, which produces MANHGVASFDYTNDVFLSFRRGVHRAFIDHLYKALDGIDIKTFKDDDKEESTTEEEETNPDLIEKIERSRISVVVLCKDFPFSTRCLDEVAKIMECYDNKTMQVVGLFYDGVIAADVRWQKEDRAYGKAITQHKERLGLGEESDKIKTWRSALSRVCDLIALNCDKKYETELISMIVKGVSARLPPLRLQIKDVVGLDSRFEEVKSHLDIGNNDAVQMLAICGPPGIGKTTFAAYIYNNIINHQYIAASFISNIRDKPKVEDLQSTLLSEMGEKRESKRGDTDGGGREIKRKLSVKKVLLVLDGVDKIEQLKSLAGGCDWFGPGSKIIITTRDATLLNRHRVKIKRYQMTELSDEDSRKLFCWYAFDGGEPAQNFANLVPQALSIAKGIPLALKKLGSRLKDRSLDEWEMELDRYNKVPEAFEFLLKSFGN; this is translated from the exons ATGGCAAATCATGGTGTAGCATCCTTTGACTACACGAATGATGTTTTTCTGAGCTTTCGACGCGGAGTTCACCGCGCGTTCATTGATCATCTCTATAAAGCTTTGGACGGCATAGATATCAAAACCTTCAAAGACGACGACAAGGAAGAATCGACGACGGAAGAGGAAGAAACCAATCCGGATCTTATCGAGAAAATCGAAAGATCCAGAATATCAGTGGTAGTGCTGTGTAAAGACTTTCCATTTTCCACAAGGTGCCTCGATGAAGTTGCCAAGATCATGGAGTGTTATGACAATAAAACGATGCAGGTTGTGGGACTTTTCTATGACGGCGTGATAGCTGCAGATGTACGTTGGCAGAAGGAAGATAGGGCATATGGCAAAGCCATTACTCAACATAAAGAGAGATTGGGATTGGGAGAAGAATCGGACAAGATCAAAACATGGCGGTCTGCTTTGTCTAGAGTATGCGACCTCATTGCATTAAATTGCGACAAAAA GTATGAAACTGAGCTTATCAGTATGATTGTGAAAGGCGTGTCTGCTAGATTGCCTCCTTTGCGTTTACAAATCAAAGACGTAGTTGGATTAGATTCTCGTTTTGAGGAGGTGAAATCGCATCTAGATATAGGCAACAATGATGCGGTTCAAATGCTAGCAATTTGTGGACCTCCTGGCATAGGCAAAACCACATTTGCTGCGTATATTTATAACAACATTATTAACCACCAATATATTGCTGCAAGTTTTATTTCCAACATCAGAGATAAGCCAAAAGTGGAAGATCTTCAGTCGACGTTGTTATCTGAGATGGGCGAGAAGCGAGAGAGCAAGAGGGGCGATACAGATGGTGGAGGCAGAGAAATCAAACGCAAACTTAGTGTTAAAAAGGTTCTTTTAGTGTTGGATGGTGTTGATAAGATAGAACAGTTGAAATCGCTGGCTGGGGGGTGTGATTGGTTTGGTCCTGGAAGTAAAATCATTATAACAACAAGGGATGCAACTTTGTTGAATAGACATCGTGTTAAAATTAAGAGATATCAAATGACAGAGTTAAGTGATGAAGACTCTCGCAAACTCTTTTGTTGGTATGCCTTCGATGGTGGCGAACCGGCACAAAACTTTGCAAATCTTGTTCCTCAAGCACTAAGTATTGCAAAGGGTATTCCTTTGGCCTTAAAAAAACTGGGCTCTAGATTGAAGGACCGTAGCTTAGACGAATGGGAAATGGAATTGGACAGATATAACAAGGTTCCAGAGGCTTTCGAATTTCTGCTCAAATCTTTCGGAAACTGA
- the LOC130945043 gene encoding TMV resistance protein N-like: MAANDVFLSFRGGTRYRFSDHLYGALRQNRIETFRDNENLRVGDELEPILMKAIENCEMAVVVLCENYASSTWCLRELVKIIDCHEKQGKQVLPIIYRVNPSDVWDQKGSYETAMAKHESREDPQKVKAWRLALSKVEKLGWVHCTDDMSEPEFIKVIVRDTLGRLPLPEPTDHVVGLDTPCEEVKSRLDIESNENVYMLGIYGPGGIGKTTLAKCLFDKIKRQFEASCFLANVREKSESRESLESLQKTLLDDMGEETITEFGSEFKGGSEIKRRLRHKRVLLVLDDVNSITQLESLAGGHDWFGSGSRIILTTRDTDMVDKHVMGDVVTKKYKMEELNDDDSLELFSWHAFNSKEPAENFENVSRNAISYAKGFPLALEVIGSHLGGFESVVSWEEELDQYRIDPSIQGVLKRSYDSLYELDQKTFLDIACFFKGEKWEYVKRVLKACDFYPVVRVFISKCLITVNQNGCLEMHDLVQDMGKEIVTSDSPTNPGKRSRLWSHKDILQVLKDDTGSTSIEGIMLHPATHEEVDHWITTAFNKMENLRILIVRNTIFSTAPSCLPKSLRLLEWKGYPSESSPLDFNPNRIVDLKLPHSALKLEKSFQIFEDLTFINLSQCQSITQIPNVSGAKSLRVFTLDRCHKLVKFDESVGFLPNLVYLSASECRVLRSFVPRMYLPSLEVLSFYFCKKLQNFPDVLQKMDKPLKIYLANTAIKEFPDSIGNLIGLEHIDISICRGLKDLPSSFFTLPKLFTLTIEGCYHLRRSFKRFKESHSTLDDCPNIKRLNFTGANLSDEDLHPTIQVLQKLEDVNVSHNDFVSLPNCIERSLNIKCLDVSYCKNLKSIPELPSSIQKVDARYCLSLTSESSTELWSKVLLETERIQIVMPKKEIPNLFDCDSSEGIPLFWARGKFPVVALAFMFGRSTVSNSVAETRTDILGFFPQIGSSMSAIVRLHLFIGGKQIFPKDSKYFSVGEDHVLLFDLRALFSDEEWHGLDAYLGVGDDGWKAIQVQCESSLTLSHWGVYVYKQDTNSADIQFKNPNPKSPLSDLVPKRSPHQPQESMMRQVAENLNPRELLGDYLPLVELTEVPSFTSALLRSLRTGKAEATRPESSAYGASLKQEHEESNWNVSRVMDMIKDDVPTHIADAYSNEIREGRRFVEELMRARMELLKEKGQERMDIDMAIVLEQPRSGKPPCRRYWGRLHIKHEELTAKAILRKTTQLAWGFWNPGSTTIKEKATAVVLKCTGQGESSEEENNDPVLEELLSQIEEDAMRFNRSYGKMKACIILTDDADDLISEEYTAEFMLMRGKENAEMRGMSQWGGFELLLYEMMRASGTNMFGSVESEPRFEKTSYGKIRVEN, from the exons ATGGCGGCAAATGATGTATTCCTGAGTTTTAGAGGAGGGACGCGCTACCGATTCTCGGATCATCTCTATGGTGCTTTGCGCCAAAATAGAATCGAGACGTTCAGAGATAATGAAAATCTGAGGGTAGGGGATGAACTGGAACCTATTCTTATGAAGGCAATCGAAAATTGCGAAATGGCAGTAGTGGTGCTTTGTGAGAACTACGCATCTTCGACATGGTGTCTTCGTGAGCTAGTCAAGATCATTGACTGTCACGAAAAGCAAGGGAAGCAGGTTCTGCCAATTATTTACAGAGTGAATCCTTCAGATGTGTGGGATCAGAAGGGTTCCTATGAGACAGCCATGGCTAAACATGAGAGCAGGGAAGACCCTCAGAAGGTCAAAGCATGGCGATTAGCTTTGTCCAAAGTGGAAAAGCTAGGATGGGTGCACTGCACGGACGACAT GTCTGAACCGGAATTTATCAAGGTTATTGTTAGAGACACCCTTGGCAGATTACCGTTGCCTGAACCAACTGATCATGTAGTTGGACTGGATACTCCCTGTGAAGAAGTAAAATCACGGCTAGATATTGAGTCTAATGAAAATGTTTACATGTTGGGTATTTATGGACCTGGTGGAATAGGCAAAACCACATTGGCCAAATGTCTATTCGACAAGATCAAGCGGCAGTTCGAAGCTTCATGTTTTCTCGCTAATGTCAGAGAAAAATCTGAAAGTCGTGAAAGTTTAGAAAGTCTGCAAAAGACACTTTTAGATGACATGGGTGAGGAGACAATAACTGAGTTTGGAAGTGAATTTAAGGGAGGATCTGAAATCAAACGAAGACTTCGCCACAAAAGAGTACTTTTAGTTCTTGATGATGTTAATTCAAtaacgcaactggaatcacTGGCTGGAGGGCATGATTGGTTTGGTTCAGGCAGCAGAATCATTTTAACAACAAGGGATACTGATATGGTAGACAAGCATGTGATGGGTGATGTTGTCACCAAGAAATACAAGATGGAGGAGCTAAATGATGATGATTCCTTGGAACTCTTTTCTTGGCATGCTTTCAACAGCAAGGAGCCTGCAGAGAACTTTGAAAATGTTTCAAGAAATGCAATAAGTTATGCAAAGGGCTTTCCACTTGCTTTAGAAGTAATAGGCTCCCATTTAGGGGGTTTTGAAAGTGTGGTTAGCTGGGAAGAGGAACTGGACCAGTATAGAATTGATCCAAGTATTCAAGGAGTACTTAAAAGAAGCTACGATAGCTTGTATGAACTTGACCAGAAAACTTTCTTGGACATTGCTTGTTTCTTCAAAGGAGAGAAATGGGAGTATGTTAAAAGGGTATTGAAAGCTTGCGACTTCTACCCAGTTGTTCGAGTGTTCATTAGTAAATGTCTCATCACTGTAAATCAAAATGGCTGCTTGGAAATGCATGATCTAGTGCAAGACATGGGCAAGGAGATTGTAACGAGCGACTCGCCAACAAACCCTGGTAAACGTAGCAGATTATGGTCTCATAAAGACATTCTTCAGGTTCTCAAAGATGACACA GGAAGTACTTCAATTGAAGGAATAATGCTTCACCCTGCTACCCATGAAGAAGTAGATCATTGGATTACTACTGCCTTTAACAAGATGGAGAACCTTAGAATTTTAATTGTTCGGAATACAATATTTTCAACGGCGCCAAGTTGTCTTCCAAAGAGTTTGCGACTATTGGAGTGGAAAGGATATCCATCAGAGTCATCCCCACTTGATTTTAATCCCAACAGAATTGTTGACCTCAAGCTACCTCACAGTGCTCTTAAATTGGAAAAGTCATTTCAG ATATTTGAGGATTTGACATTTATCAATCTCTCCCAGTGTCAGTCCATTACACAAATTCCCAATGTGTCTGGAGCAAAAAGCTTGAGAGTCTTCACACTAGACAGATGCCATAAGTTGGTAAAGTTTGATGAATCTGTTGGGTTTCTGCCAAATCTGGTGTACTTAAGTGCCTCAGAATGCAGGGTGCTTCGTAGTTTTGTGCCAAGAATGTATTTGCCATCTCTCGAAGTGCTTTCATTTTACTTTTGTAAGAAACTTCAGAACTTCCCAGATGTCTTGCAAAAGATGGATAAGCCATTAAAGATTTACTTGGCAAATACTGCTATCAAAGAGTTCCCAGATTCCATTGGTAATCTTATAGGGCTTGAGCATATAGACATTTCAATATGCAGAGGACTCAAAGATCTACCAAGTAGCTTCTTCACATTGCCGAAACTTTTCACATTAACCATTGAGGGATGTTATCATCTTAGAAGATCATTTAAGAGGTTCAAAGAGAGCCATTCCACATTAGATGACTGCCCAAATATAAAGAGACTGAACTTCACTGGTGCCAATCTATCAGATGAAGATCTTCATCCAACTATTCAGGTTCTTCAAAAGCTGGAAGACGTCAATGTATCACACAATGATTTTGTATCCCTCCCAAATTGCATCGAACGATCTTTGAACATAAAATGTCTCGATGTGAGTTATTGTAAGAATCTTAAGTCAATTCCAGAACTGCCATCAAGCATTCAAAAAGTAGATGCAAGATATTGCTTATCCTTAACTTCAGAGTCCTCAACCGAACTGTGGTCTAAG GTCTTACTAGAGACCGAGAGAATTCAAATTGTGATGCCAAAAAAGGAGATTCCCAATTTGTTTGACTGCGATTCCAGTGAAGGTATTCCTCTGTTTTGGGCTCGCGGAAAGTTCCCTGTTGTTGCTTTAGCATTCATGTTTGGGAGATCCACTGTGAGCAACAGTGTTGCTGAGACAAGGACTGACATCCTGGGTTTCTTCCCTCAAATTGGTTCATCCATGTCCGCCATTGTTCGCCTTCACTTGTTCATAGGTGGCAAACAAATatttccgaaggattccaaatATTTCAGTGTTGGGGAAGATCATGTGCTACTTTTTGATCTACGAGCTTTGTTCAGTGACGAAGAGTGGCATGGTCTTGATGCGTATCTTGGAGTTGGAGACGATGGTTGGAAAGCCATTCAGGTTCAATGTGAATCATCCTTAACTCTCAGCCATTGGGGTGTGTATGTGTATAAGCAAGACACAAACTCGGCTGATATTCAATTCAAGAATCCCAATCCCAAATCTCCGTTATCCGACTTGGTTCCAAAAAGAAGTCCGCATCAACCCCAGGAAAGTATGATGAGACAAGTGGCAGAAAATTTGAATCCAAGAGAATTACTTGGTGACTATTTACCTCTTGTAGAGTTAACAGAAGTTCCCTCTTTTACATCGGCATTGCTGAGATCGTTGAGGACTGGTAAGGCTGAAGCAACAAGGCCGGAATCTTCGGCCTATGGTGCAAGCTTAAAGCAGGAACATGAAGAATCTAATTGGAATGTTTCGAGGGTGATGGACATGATAAAGGATGATGTGCCTACACATATTGCTGATGCATACTCTAATGAAATACGAGAAGGACGGCGATTTGTAGAAGAACTGATGAGGGCACGCATGGAATTATTGAAGGAAAAGGGACAAGAGAGGATGGATATTGATATGGCAATCGTTTTAGAGCAACCGCGTTCTGGAAAACCTCCGTGCCGTCGTTATTGGGGAAGGCTGCACATAAAGCATGAAGAGCTAACCGCCAAAGCAATTTTGAGGAAGACAACGCAACTAGCGTGGGGATTTTGGAATCCTGGCAGTACAACGATAAAAGAGAAGGCAACCGCTGTTGTGTTGAAATGCACGGGGCAAGGGGAATCgtcagaagaagaaaataatgaTCCTGTGTTGGAAGAATTATTAAGCCAGATAGAGGAAGATGCTATGCGCTTCAATAGGTCATATGGGAAGATGAAGGCATGTATTATCTTAACTGACGATGCTGATGATCTCATTTCTGAAGAATATACAGCAGAATTCATGCTTATGAGAGGAAAAGAAAATGCGGAAATGAGAGGGATGTCGCAATGGGGAGGGTTTGAATTGTTGCTATATGAAATGATGAGAGCATCAGGAACAAATATGTTTGGATCGGTAGAGTCCGAACCTCGCTTCGAGAAGACATCTTACGGGAAAATAAGGGTGGAGAACTAA